From a single Athene noctua chromosome 2, bAthNoc1.hap1.1, whole genome shotgun sequence genomic region:
- the RAB18 gene encoding ras-related protein Rab-18 isoform X2 — MRGAGGERRGAAGRAGAGGAGAACAASGCWGRVGPGRAGRADGMDEDVLTTLKILIIGESGVGKSSLLLRFTDDTFDPELAATIGVDFKVKTISVDGNKAKLAIWDTAGQERFRTLTPSYYRGAQGVILVYDVTRRDTFVKLDNWLNELETYCTRNDIVKMLVGNKIDKRQVQKHAMVYSVPLKNLLKKSFRLLDCGRVRAKTEV, encoded by the exons atgcgcggggcAGGCGGCGAGAggagaggggcggcggggcgcgcaGGCGCAGGCGGTGCCGGCGCAGCCTGCGCAGCGAGCGGCTGTTGGGGtcgggtcgggccgggccgggccgggcgcgctGACGGGATGGACGAGGACGTGCTGACTACCCTGAAGATCCTCATCATCGGCGAGAGCGGCGTTGGCAAGTCCAG CCTTCTGCTGCGGTTCACAGATGATACATTCGACCCAGAACTTGCAGCAACGATTG gTGTGGACTTCAAGGTGAAAACTATTTCAGTTGATGGAAACAAAGCCAAACTGGCAATATGG GATACTGCAGGTCAGGAGCGTTTCAGAACATTAACCCCCAGTTACTATAGAGGTGCACAAGGTGTTATCCTAG TTTATGATGTAACGAGAAGAGATACTTTTGTCAAGCTGGATAACTGGTTAAATGAACTGGAAACGTACTGCACAAGGAATGACATAGTGAAAATGCTAGTTGGAAACAAGATTGATAAG AGGCAAGTGCAAAAACATGCGATGGTGTACAGTGTGCCTTTGAAGAACTTGTTGAAAAAATCATTCAGACTCCTGGACTGTGGGAGAGTGAGAGCCAAAACAGAGGTGTAA
- the RAB18 gene encoding ras-related protein Rab-18 isoform X3 produces the protein MRGAGGERRGAAGRAGAGGAGAACAASGCWGRVGPGRAGRADGMDEDVLTTLKILIIGESGVGKSSLLLRFTDDTFDPELAATIGVDFKVKTISVDGNKAKLAIWENREVDRNEGLKFARKHSMLFIEASAKTCDGVQCAFEELVEKIIQTPGLWESESQNRGVKLSNKEEGYGGGGGACGGYCSML, from the exons atgcgcggggcAGGCGGCGAGAggagaggggcggcggggcgcgcaGGCGCAGGCGGTGCCGGCGCAGCCTGCGCAGCGAGCGGCTGTTGGGGtcgggtcgggccgggccgggccgggcgcgctGACGGGATGGACGAGGACGTGCTGACTACCCTGAAGATCCTCATCATCGGCGAGAGCGGCGTTGGCAAGTCCAG CCTTCTGCTGCGGTTCACAGATGATACATTCGACCCAGAACTTGCAGCAACGATTG gTGTGGACTTCAAGGTGAAAACTATTTCAGTTGATGGAAACAAAGCCAAACTGGCAATATGG GAAAACCGTGAAGTTGACAGAAATGAAGGTCTCAAATTTGCAAGAAAACATTCCATGTTGTTCATCG AGGCAAGTGCAAAAACATGCGATGGTGTACAGTGTGCCTTTGAAGAACTTGTTGAAAAAATCATTCAGACTCCTGGACTGTGGGAGAGTGAGAGCCAAAACAGAGGTGTAAAGTTATCAAACAAGGAAGAAGGatatggaggaggaggaggagcatgTGGTGGATATTGTTCTATGTTATAA
- the RAB18 gene encoding ras-related protein Rab-18 isoform X1, with translation MDEDVLTTLKILIIGESGVGKSSLLLRFTDDTFDPELAATIGVDFKVKTISVDGNKAKLAIWDTAGQERFRTLTPSYYRGAQGVILVYDVTRRDTFVKLDNWLNELETYCTRNDIVKMLVGNKIDKENREVDRNEGLKFARKHSMLFIEASAKTCDGVQCAFEELVEKIIQTPGLWESESQNRGVKLSNKEEGYGGGGGACGGYCSML, from the exons ATGGACGAGGACGTGCTGACTACCCTGAAGATCCTCATCATCGGCGAGAGCGGCGTTGGCAAGTCCAG CCTTCTGCTGCGGTTCACAGATGATACATTCGACCCAGAACTTGCAGCAACGATTG gTGTGGACTTCAAGGTGAAAACTATTTCAGTTGATGGAAACAAAGCCAAACTGGCAATATGG GATACTGCAGGTCAGGAGCGTTTCAGAACATTAACCCCCAGTTACTATAGAGGTGCACAAGGTGTTATCCTAG TTTATGATGTAACGAGAAGAGATACTTTTGTCAAGCTGGATAACTGGTTAAATGAACTGGAAACGTACTGCACAAGGAATGACATAGTGAAAATGCTAGTTGGAAACAAGATTGATAAG GAAAACCGTGAAGTTGACAGAAATGAAGGTCTCAAATTTGCAAGAAAACATTCCATGTTGTTCATCG AGGCAAGTGCAAAAACATGCGATGGTGTACAGTGTGCCTTTGAAGAACTTGTTGAAAAAATCATTCAGACTCCTGGACTGTGGGAGAGTGAGAGCCAAAACAGAGGTGTAAAGTTATCAAACAAGGAAGAAGGatatggaggaggaggaggagcatgTGGTGGATATTGTTCTATGTTATAA